In Carya illinoinensis cultivar Pawnee chromosome 6, C.illinoinensisPawnee_v1, whole genome shotgun sequence, a single genomic region encodes these proteins:
- the LOC122313046 gene encoding wax ester synthase/diacylglycerol acyltransferase 11-like isoform X1 has translation MMMGDHVKASRSSHHDEEPLSPAARFFHTPRFNLYIIAIVGFKTSFNTDVIKAGLEQTLVKHPRFSSKMVVEGNKYCKNKKWTQTKVNLEDHIIVPELDPNIDFPDRFVEDYVSNVTRTPLDLSKPLWELHLLNIKTSDAGAVGVFRIHHSMGDGASLISLLLACTRKTSDPVALPSVPVKKRARSTFNSRDGFWWFFLAIWLFLRLIWNTMVDVFLFVATTLFLKDMKTPIKGAPGVELNVKKFVHRTVSLDDIKLVKNAMNMTVNDVVVGITQAGLSRYLNRRYSEEKKDGPVKQSNSNIPKGIRLRAVILVNLRKSAGIQDMADMMAKGSKIRWGNLIGYMFLPFTIALQDDPLDYVWKAKDTIDRKKLSLEPIFTATCIGLVFKIFGTKVATAIICRALSNITMAISGVVGPQEEISFYGHPIAYLAPTVYGDPTALVIHYQSYVNKMTISLSVDPSVIPDPHDLCNDIEESLKLIRHAVVNKGLIKDVV, from the exons ATGATGATGGGTGATCATGTCAAGGCATCAAGAAGCAGTCATCATGATGAGGAGCCACTAAGTCCAGCAGCTCGGTTCTTTCATACGCCACGCTTTAACCTTTACATCATTGCCATCGTTGGGTTCAAGACAAGCTTCAATACTGACGTTATTAAGGCTGGTTTGGAGCAAACATTGGTCAAGCATCCTAGATTCTCCAGCAAGATG gtCGTTGAAGGCAACAAGtactgcaaaaataaaaaatggactCAGACGAAAGTAAATCTGGAGGATCATATTATTGTTCCCGAATTGGATCCCAACATAGATTTTCCAGACAGATTTGTTGAAGACTACGTGTCAAATGTCACAAGAACTCCCTTAGATCTCTCCAAACCATTATGGGAACTCCACCTTCTCAACATCAAAACCTCAGATGCAGGGGCTGTTGGGGTCTTCAGGATTCACCACTCCATGGGCGATGGTGCATCCCTCATATCCCTTCTCCTGGCCTGTACACGGAAAACCTCTGACCCAGTAGCATTGCCTAGTGTTCCAGTGAAAAAACGAGCACGTTCAACGTTTAACTCGCGGGATGGATTTTGGTGGTTCTTTTTAGCAATTTGGCTGTTTTTAAGGTTGATTTGGAATACTATGGTGGATGTCTTTCTGTTTGTGGCGACCACTTTATTTCTGAAAGACATGAAAACTCCGATCAAAGGTGCACCTGGGGTTGAGCTGAACGTAAAAAAATTCGTGCATCGGACAGTCAGCTTGGACGACATAAAGCTCGTGAAGAATGCAATGAACATg ACCGTAAACGATGTTGTTGTTGGAATAACTCAGGCTGGCCTATCGAGATATCTAAATCGTAGATATA GTGAGGAGAAGAAAGATGGGCCAGTGAAGCAAAGCAATAGCAATATCCCCAAAGGTATCCGCCTTAGGGCAGTCATTCTCGTTAATCTCAGAAAGTCTGCAGGAATACAG GATATGGCTGATATGATGGCTAAGGGGTCGAAAATTAGGTGGGGCAATTTGATCGGATATATGTTCCTCCCATTCACCATTGCTTTGCAAGACGACCCATTGGATTATGTTTGGAAAGCAAAGGACACCATTGATAGAAAAAAGCTCTCACTTGAACCTATATTCACAGCTACGTGTATTGGGTTAGTGTTCAAAATATTTGGAACCAAG GTTGCTACTGCTATAATATGTCGAGCACTCTCCAATATAACAATGGCTATTTCTGGAGTGGTTGGTCCGCAAGAAGAAATTAGCTTTTATGGCCATCCAATTGCATACCTTGCTCCTACTGTTTATGGGGACCCAACT GCATTGGTTATCCATTATCAAAGTTATGTGAACAAGATGACTATTTCTTTGTCTGTTGACCCAAGTGTGATTCCTGATCCTCACGATCTCTGTAATGATATAGAGGAATCACTCAAACTCATCCGACATGCTGTAGTCAATAAAGGACTCATCAAAGATGTTGTCTAA
- the LOC122313046 gene encoding wax ester synthase/diacylglycerol acyltransferase 5-like isoform X2, producing MMMGDHVKASRSSHHDEEPLSPAARFFHTPRFNLYIIAIVGFKTSFNTDVIKAGLEQTLVKHPRFSSKMVVEGNKYCKNKKWTQTKVNLEDHIIVPELDPNIDFPDRFVEDYVSNVTRTPLDLSKPLWELHLLNIKTSDAGAVGVFRIHHSMGDGASLISLLLACTRKTSDPVALPSVPVKKRARSTFNSRDGFWWFFLAIWLFLRLIWNTMVDVFLFVATTLFLKDMKTPIKGAPGVELNVKKFVHRTVSLDDIKLVKNAMNMTVNDVVVGITQAGLSRYLNRRYSEEKKDGPVKQSNSNIPKGIRLRAVILVNLRKSAGIQVATAIICRALSNITMAISGVVGPQEEISFYGHPIAYLAPTVYGDPTALVIHYQSYVNKMTISLSVDPSVIPDPHDLCNDIEESLKLIRHAVVNKGLIKDVV from the exons ATGATGATGGGTGATCATGTCAAGGCATCAAGAAGCAGTCATCATGATGAGGAGCCACTAAGTCCAGCAGCTCGGTTCTTTCATACGCCACGCTTTAACCTTTACATCATTGCCATCGTTGGGTTCAAGACAAGCTTCAATACTGACGTTATTAAGGCTGGTTTGGAGCAAACATTGGTCAAGCATCCTAGATTCTCCAGCAAGATG gtCGTTGAAGGCAACAAGtactgcaaaaataaaaaatggactCAGACGAAAGTAAATCTGGAGGATCATATTATTGTTCCCGAATTGGATCCCAACATAGATTTTCCAGACAGATTTGTTGAAGACTACGTGTCAAATGTCACAAGAACTCCCTTAGATCTCTCCAAACCATTATGGGAACTCCACCTTCTCAACATCAAAACCTCAGATGCAGGGGCTGTTGGGGTCTTCAGGATTCACCACTCCATGGGCGATGGTGCATCCCTCATATCCCTTCTCCTGGCCTGTACACGGAAAACCTCTGACCCAGTAGCATTGCCTAGTGTTCCAGTGAAAAAACGAGCACGTTCAACGTTTAACTCGCGGGATGGATTTTGGTGGTTCTTTTTAGCAATTTGGCTGTTTTTAAGGTTGATTTGGAATACTATGGTGGATGTCTTTCTGTTTGTGGCGACCACTTTATTTCTGAAAGACATGAAAACTCCGATCAAAGGTGCACCTGGGGTTGAGCTGAACGTAAAAAAATTCGTGCATCGGACAGTCAGCTTGGACGACATAAAGCTCGTGAAGAATGCAATGAACATg ACCGTAAACGATGTTGTTGTTGGAATAACTCAGGCTGGCCTATCGAGATATCTAAATCGTAGATATA GTGAGGAGAAGAAAGATGGGCCAGTGAAGCAAAGCAATAGCAATATCCCCAAAGGTATCCGCCTTAGGGCAGTCATTCTCGTTAATCTCAGAAAGTCTGCAGGAATACAG GTTGCTACTGCTATAATATGTCGAGCACTCTCCAATATAACAATGGCTATTTCTGGAGTGGTTGGTCCGCAAGAAGAAATTAGCTTTTATGGCCATCCAATTGCATACCTTGCTCCTACTGTTTATGGGGACCCAACT GCATTGGTTATCCATTATCAAAGTTATGTGAACAAGATGACTATTTCTTTGTCTGTTGACCCAAGTGTGATTCCTGATCCTCACGATCTCTGTAATGATATAGAGGAATCACTCAAACTCATCCGACATGCTGTAGTCAATAAAGGACTCATCAAAGATGTTGTCTAA